In the genome of Segatella copri, one region contains:
- a CDS encoding acetylxylan esterase: MSLLGSLDLSAQIKGNNIVVTVIPDHQDWNYRVGEKATFTVNVRKSGTLLDNVNIDYEAGPVMFPDVKKSTILKEGTMKWNGALKQPGFYRFKVIAHVDGRNYEGLCTAGFSPEKILPFAQEPKDFDAFWKKALDEARQNDLNPTMVLLPERCTKDKRVFEISYNNNRWGSKMYGILSVPVKEGKYPALLRVPGAGVRPYSGDTYTAPSECIVLEIGIHGVPVTMEQKVYDDLANGELNGYWDTNLENPNRNSYKRVVTGAVRAVDFIASLPQWNGKTIGVTGSSQGGFLSLAVAALDKRITFLAPVHDAMCDYEAEIHGVAGGWPHYFYKENQVLGAAWKEQKLTELEKMRLEGARYYDGANFARRITCPGWYSFGYNDEVVPPTSSYGLYNSVKAPKTLSLYQMTGHFWYQEQWDEWQAWIVQQLTK; the protein is encoded by the coding sequence ATGAGTTTGCTCGGGTCGTTAGACCTGAGTGCACAAATCAAAGGAAATAACATCGTAGTAACGGTGATACCTGACCACCAGGATTGGAATTATCGGGTAGGCGAGAAGGCAACCTTCACGGTGAATGTCCGCAAGAGTGGAACACTATTAGATAATGTAAATATTGATTACGAGGCTGGTCCGGTGATGTTTCCAGATGTGAAGAAAAGTACCATCCTCAAGGAAGGAACGATGAAATGGAATGGGGCGCTGAAGCAGCCGGGTTTCTATCGCTTCAAGGTTATCGCTCATGTGGATGGAAGAAACTACGAAGGACTCTGCACTGCAGGTTTTTCACCTGAGAAGATTCTTCCTTTCGCACAGGAACCGAAGGATTTCGATGCCTTCTGGAAAAAGGCGCTTGATGAGGCTCGCCAGAACGACCTCAATCCAACGATGGTTCTCCTGCCAGAGCGATGCACCAAGGACAAGAGAGTTTTTGAAATCAGTTATAACAACAATCGCTGGGGCTCTAAGATGTATGGTATCTTGAGCGTACCGGTGAAAGAAGGCAAGTATCCAGCCTTGCTTCGAGTTCCTGGTGCAGGTGTTCGTCCTTATTCGGGCGACACTTACACTGCACCTTCCGAGTGCATTGTCCTCGAAATAGGTATCCACGGAGTGCCTGTTACCATGGAGCAGAAGGTGTATGATGATCTTGCCAACGGTGAACTGAACGGTTATTGGGATACCAATCTCGAAAATCCTAACCGTAACTCTTATAAGAGAGTAGTAACTGGGGCCGTTCGTGCAGTTGATTTCATCGCCTCTCTCCCTCAGTGGAATGGCAAGACCATCGGCGTAACGGGTTCATCCCAGGGTGGATTCCTCTCCCTTGCTGTGGCAGCACTCGACAAGCGCATCACCTTCCTGGCTCCCGTACATGATGCTATGTGCGATTACGAGGCTGAAATTCACGGAGTTGCAGGCGGTTGGCCTCACTATTTCTATAAGGAAAATCAGGTTCTGGGAGCTGCATGGAAAGAGCAGAAACTTACGGAGTTAGAGAAAATGCGATTGGAAGGTGCCCGCTATTATGATGGCGCCAACTTCGCCCGTCGCATCACCTGCCCAGGCTGGTATAGCTTCGGATATAATGATGAGGTAGTTCCACCTACTTCTTCTTATGGATTATATAATAGTGTGAAGGCGCCAAAGACACTGAGTCTTTACCAGATGACCGGTCATTTCTGGTATCAGGAGCAGTGGGATGAATGGCAGGCTTGGATTGTTCAACAATTAACTAAATAA
- a CDS encoding SusC/RagA family TonB-linked outer membrane protein: protein MNNKSREKLLAGVAALSLLGISPQQTFAARITTSQAVQQTKKITGNVSDPMGPIIGATVKVKGTKNAAVTDMDGNYSLNVAAGQTVEVSYVGYITKSFKVGGQNKYDITLTEDNNSLQEVVVVGYGTMKKSDLASASASMDEKTLKQTPITNVDQAFQGKISGVNAVQTSGQPGSAVAVSVRGIATINANSEPLYVVDGVIFNSQSNSGSSLGLGDKLGNGSHSAVSPLSLINPSDIVSMEVLKDASATAIYGAQGANGVVLITTKKGKAGEAKFTYTGSVAASRQNKRLDIMNLREFAEYYNDLASQGEIAKPNTTYSDPSILGIGTNWQDAIFQTAWQQSHQIAAEGGTDKVNYYISGNWTDQDGTIIGSEFQRYSMRVNLSAQLKKWFKLGLNATYSKTAESLKLADGSEGLINYSLTTPPDIQIYNIDGGYSSVSKEGFSNPNPIAMAMEDDILLDRQSLNGSVFADITLMKGLTWHSQLGFDIGASKGETYNPKIILGTWERKNNESRLQKNSNSFWSLNNYLQYSTTIGKHSFTAMLGQECWESKYDNVSAFNTKLPNDVVHNPALGQGNPKINAGWGSASMASFFTRETYNYDDRYLATYTYRYDGSSNFGPNNRWAGFHSLALGWRFTNEKFMKDIKWLSNGKLRLGWGQTGNSNIGGYKWGSAISTMDTALGTSFRPANLKNLDIKWETQEQWNVGLDLGFLDNRVNLTVDWYKKMSNDMLMQLNLPSIMGTSGNVSSALAAPFGNYGNIENTGLEIALNTHPIVTKDFDWSSDITVSINKNKLKSLSGSTALLGKGQWNDVIARSVPGESLYGFYGYVVEGVYKDLEDILSSPVQTLQPNNYNETIDADGTKHFSWKDASELDRTNTTYVGDLKYKDINGDGKIDVNDKTNIGSPLPKWTFGWNNTFRYKNFDLNIFINGSVGGKVANYLNMKMTHMNSPWSNQLKDVNKRVHLVAKDGNYTGNWYDNIQNLTVDNPNSMYPRATINDPNDNDAFSDRYIEDGSYVRLKSMALGYTFDQKLIQKIGLTNLRLTLTASNLFTITGYSGYDPEVGLSTQSANVYGLDFGRYPSPTTVTFGLNLSF from the coding sequence ATGAACAATAAAAGTAGAGAAAAGTTGCTTGCTGGTGTAGCAGCCCTGAGTCTTCTCGGCATCTCTCCTCAGCAAACTTTTGCAGCCAGAATCACAACGAGTCAAGCTGTACAACAAACTAAAAAAATCACTGGTAACGTTTCTGACCCAATGGGACCTATCATTGGCGCTACAGTGAAAGTGAAAGGTACTAAAAATGCCGCAGTAACCGACATGGATGGTAACTACAGCCTCAACGTAGCTGCCGGTCAGACCGTAGAGGTTTCCTACGTAGGATACATCACCAAATCATTCAAGGTGGGCGGTCAGAACAAGTACGACATTACTTTGACCGAAGACAACAACAGTCTTCAGGAAGTAGTGGTTGTAGGTTATGGTACCATGAAGAAGAGCGACCTCGCCAGTGCTTCCGCTTCTATGGACGAAAAGACATTGAAGCAGACTCCTATTACCAACGTTGACCAGGCTTTCCAGGGAAAGATTTCCGGTGTAAACGCTGTCCAGACATCCGGTCAGCCAGGTTCTGCCGTAGCCGTTAGCGTGCGTGGTATCGCTACTATCAATGCCAATTCTGAGCCATTATACGTTGTAGATGGTGTCATCTTCAACTCTCAGAGCAACAGCGGTTCATCACTCGGTTTGGGTGATAAGCTCGGTAACGGTTCTCACTCAGCCGTATCTCCTCTCTCTTTGATCAACCCTAGCGATATCGTGAGCATGGAGGTATTGAAGGATGCTTCTGCTACTGCTATCTATGGTGCTCAGGGTGCCAATGGTGTCGTTTTGATTACTACCAAGAAGGGTAAGGCAGGCGAAGCTAAGTTTACCTATACCGGTAGCGTTGCTGCAAGCCGCCAGAACAAGCGTTTGGACATCATGAACTTGCGCGAGTTTGCCGAATATTACAACGACTTGGCAAGCCAGGGTGAAATCGCCAAACCCAATACAACCTACAGCGATCCATCTATACTCGGCATCGGTACCAACTGGCAGGATGCTATTTTCCAGACAGCTTGGCAACAGTCTCATCAGATCGCAGCTGAAGGTGGTACAGACAAGGTAAACTACTATATTTCAGGCAACTGGACAGACCAGGATGGTACTATCATCGGATCTGAATTCCAGCGCTATTCTATGCGTGTGAACCTCTCAGCACAGTTGAAGAAATGGTTCAAACTCGGCTTGAACGCAACTTATTCAAAGACAGCAGAGAGTTTGAAGCTGGCAGACGGTTCAGAAGGTTTGATTAACTACTCATTGACTACACCTCCAGATATCCAGATTTACAATATCGACGGTGGCTATTCCAGCGTATCTAAGGAAGGATTCTCCAATCCTAACCCTATCGCCATGGCGATGGAAGATGATATTCTGCTCGACCGTCAAAGTCTAAATGGTAGTGTCTTTGCAGATATCACGCTGATGAAGGGCTTAACCTGGCATAGCCAGTTGGGTTTCGATATCGGTGCATCCAAGGGTGAGACCTACAACCCGAAGATTATCCTCGGAACCTGGGAGCGCAAGAACAACGAGAGCCGCCTGCAGAAGAACAGCAATAGCTTCTGGTCGTTGAACAACTATCTGCAATATTCCACAACTATCGGCAAACATAGTTTCACTGCTATGCTCGGACAGGAGTGCTGGGAATCAAAATATGACAATGTATCAGCATTCAACACCAAACTTCCTAACGATGTAGTTCACAACCCAGCATTGGGTCAGGGCAACCCAAAGATAAATGCCGGTTGGGGAAGTGCTTCCATGGCTTCCTTCTTCACCCGTGAGACTTACAACTACGATGACCGTTATCTCGCCACCTATACCTATCGTTATGATGGCAGTTCCAACTTCGGTCCAAACAACCGTTGGGCAGGTTTCCACTCATTAGCTTTGGGTTGGCGTTTCACCAACGAAAAATTCATGAAGGACATCAAGTGGTTGAGCAATGGTAAGTTGCGTCTCGGTTGGGGTCAGACAGGTAACTCCAATATCGGCGGTTACAAGTGGGGTTCTGCCATAAGTACCATGGATACAGCCCTCGGTACCAGCTTCCGTCCAGCCAACCTGAAGAACCTGGATATCAAGTGGGAGACTCAGGAGCAGTGGAACGTAGGTCTTGATCTCGGATTCCTCGACAACCGCGTGAACCTGACCGTTGACTGGTATAAGAAGATGAGTAATGACATGCTGATGCAGCTCAACCTGCCTTCTATCATGGGTACCAGCGGTAATGTATCATCGGCACTCGCTGCTCCATTCGGAAACTATGGTAACATCGAGAACACCGGTTTGGAAATTGCCCTCAACACCCACCCTATCGTTACCAAAGACTTCGACTGGAGCTCAGACATTACCGTTTCCATCAACAAGAACAAGCTGAAGAGTCTTTCGGGCAGTACCGCCCTTCTCGGTAAGGGACAGTGGAACGATGTAATAGCCCGTTCTGTACCAGGCGAATCACTCTACGGTTTCTATGGTTACGTAGTAGAGGGAGTATATAAGGATCTCGAAGATATCCTCAGTTCTCCTGTTCAGACTCTCCAGCCGAACAACTACAACGAGACCATTGATGCCGACGGCACCAAGCATTTCTCTTGGAAGGATGCCAGCGAGCTGGATCGCACCAACACCACCTACGTAGGCGACTTGAAATACAAGGATATCAACGGTGATGGCAAGATTGATGTGAATGATAAGACCAACATCGGTTCTCCACTCCCTAAGTGGACCTTCGGATGGAACAACACCTTCCGCTACAAGAACTTTGACCTGAATATCTTCATCAACGGTTCTGTAGGCGGCAAGGTAGCCAACTATCTGAACATGAAGATGACCCACATGAACTCTCCATGGAGCAACCAGTTGAAGGATGTCAACAAGCGAGTTCACCTCGTAGCCAAGGATGGCAACTACACAGGCAACTGGTATGACAATATCCAGAACCTGACCGTGGATAATCCAAATTCGATGTACCCACGTGCAACCATCAACGACCCTAATGATAACGATGCGTTCAGCGACCGTTATATCGAGGATGGTTCATACGTCCGTCTGAAGAGCATGGCTCTGGGATACACATTCGACCAGAAGCTCATCCAGAAGATTGGTCTCACCAACCTCCGACTGACTCTCACAGCATCTAACCTCTTCACCATCACCGGTTATAGCGGTTACGACCCAGAGGTAGGTCTCTCTACTCAGAGCGCAAATGTATATGGTCTGGACTTCGGCCGCTACCCTTCTCCAACCACCGTTACATTCGGTCTGAATTTATCATTCTAA
- a CDS encoding glycoside hydrolase family 26 protein has product MFGKRILISAVCLLAMQGAMAQVDGTTGASVQAAGTSCSKDKKVCCKTPAEQQIIRLQKLLNKGIMLGHQDDPVYGTTWKWNQGKSDVLLTTGDYPAVMGFDLGKIELDSKENLDGVPFDRMRQEIIAQNKRGGIVTLSWHPWNPATGENAWDPKGDAVAAVLDGGAQQKKFDAWLKKVSDFILSLKDKKGNLVPVIFRPWHEMNGGWFWWGANSCTPTQYNQLYAKTYRTLTKNGCTNIVWAWSPNLGSEKTVEAFLERYPGNDFVDMVGVDVYEFDNDDANYQTNLKNTLDVMMQANKKINRIPALTETGCRGISQKQNWFTQALWPVLQKYQLSYVLFWRNAWDKPQEEAYLPGVGDGAIVEDFKAFKKEKKVLFVKDIKKVK; this is encoded by the coding sequence ATGTTCGGAAAAAGAATATTGATCAGTGCTGTTTGTCTGCTGGCGATGCAGGGAGCTATGGCACAGGTGGATGGTACCACTGGTGCTTCTGTTCAGGCTGCAGGTACATCTTGCAGTAAAGACAAAAAGGTTTGCTGCAAAACACCAGCTGAGCAACAGATAATTCGTCTGCAGAAATTATTAAACAAGGGTATTATGTTGGGGCATCAGGATGATCCGGTGTATGGTACTACTTGGAAATGGAATCAGGGAAAGAGTGATGTGCTTCTCACCACAGGCGATTACCCTGCCGTGATGGGCTTTGACCTCGGCAAGATAGAGCTGGACAGTAAGGAGAACCTCGATGGGGTTCCTTTTGATAGAATGCGCCAGGAGATTATCGCCCAGAACAAGCGAGGAGGTATCGTTACCCTGAGCTGGCATCCTTGGAATCCGGCAACAGGCGAGAATGCCTGGGATCCGAAGGGAGATGCTGTGGCTGCCGTACTCGATGGGGGAGCACAGCAGAAGAAGTTCGATGCCTGGCTCAAGAAAGTATCAGATTTCATCCTCTCGTTGAAAGATAAAAAAGGAAATCTCGTTCCCGTCATCTTCCGTCCATGGCATGAAATGAATGGCGGATGGTTCTGGTGGGGAGCCAACAGTTGTACACCTACACAATATAACCAGCTTTACGCAAAAACCTATCGCACACTTACTAAAAATGGATGTACAAATATCGTTTGGGCTTGGTCGCCTAACCTCGGAAGCGAGAAAACCGTTGAGGCTTTCCTGGAGCGTTATCCGGGCAATGACTTCGTGGATATGGTAGGCGTGGATGTTTATGAGTTTGACAACGATGATGCCAACTATCAGACCAATCTGAAGAATACCCTGGATGTAATGATGCAGGCTAACAAGAAAATCAACAGGATTCCTGCACTCACCGAGACAGGATGCCGTGGTATTTCGCAGAAGCAGAACTGGTTCACACAGGCTCTCTGGCCGGTACTTCAGAAGTATCAGTTGAGCTACGTTCTCTTCTGGCGAAATGCATGGGACAAGCCGCAGGAGGAAGCCTATCTCCCAGGTGTAGGCGATGGAGCCATCGTTGAGGACTTCAAGGCATTCAAGAAGGAAAAGAAAGTCCTCTTCGTCAAAGACATCAAGAAAGTTAAGTGA
- a CDS encoding glycosidase: MTTFQDKVKALRAHHEELLSRKNEPVEWGNGIYEKYKNPILTAEHTPLEWRYDFDEKSNPYLMQRIMMNATLNSGAIKWNGKYLLVVRVEGADRKSFFAVAESPNGIDNFRFWDEPITMPEDVIPATNIYDMRLTAHEDGYIYGVFCAERHDDDQPGDLSAATATAAIARTKDLVNWERLPDLKTKSQQRNVVLHPEFVDGKYAFYTRPQDGFIDTGSGGGIGWALVDDITHAEITEEKIINARHYHTIQEVKNGEGPHPIKTDKGWLHLAHGVRGCASGLRYVLYMYMTSLEDPTEVIAEPGGYLLVPEGPEYIGDVMNVVFANGWIADEDGKVFIYYASSDTRMHVATSTIDRLVDYCMNTPKDDYRTQFSVEKIKALVAKNRQTLGK, from the coding sequence ATGACAACATTTCAAGACAAAGTGAAAGCACTTCGCGCTCATCATGAGGAATTGCTGAGCCGCAAGAATGAACCAGTAGAGTGGGGAAACGGCATCTACGAGAAATATAAGAACCCAATCCTCACCGCAGAACATACTCCATTGGAGTGGCGTTACGACTTCGATGAGAAGAGCAACCCATATCTGATGCAGCGCATCATGATGAATGCTACACTGAACTCGGGTGCCATCAAGTGGAACGGCAAGTATCTACTTGTGGTACGTGTGGAGGGAGCCGACCGTAAGAGCTTCTTCGCTGTGGCTGAAAGCCCTAACGGTATCGACAACTTCCGTTTTTGGGATGAGCCTATCACCATGCCAGAGGATGTAATTCCTGCTACCAATATCTATGATATGCGACTCACCGCCCATGAGGATGGTTATATCTATGGCGTGTTCTGTGCTGAGCGTCATGATGATGACCAGCCAGGCGACCTGAGTGCAGCTACTGCTACTGCAGCCATCGCCCGTACCAAGGACTTGGTTAACTGGGAGCGTCTTCCTGATTTGAAGACCAAGAGTCAGCAGCGTAATGTGGTTCTCCACCCAGAGTTTGTTGATGGCAAGTATGCTTTCTATACCCGTCCACAGGATGGTTTCATCGATACAGGTTCAGGCGGCGGTATCGGTTGGGCACTCGTTGATGACATCACTCACGCCGAAATCACGGAAGAGAAGATCATCAATGCCCGTCATTACCACACCATCCAGGAGGTGAAGAATGGTGAGGGACCTCACCCAATCAAAACAGATAAGGGTTGGTTGCACCTGGCTCATGGCGTTCGTGGCTGTGCCAGTGGTCTCCGCTATGTGCTCTATATGTATATGACCTCTCTTGAGGATCCTACAGAAGTCATCGCAGAGCCAGGTGGATACCTCCTCGTACCAGAGGGCCCTGAGTATATTGGTGATGTGATGAACGTAGTGTTTGCCAACGGTTGGATTGCAGATGAGGATGGCAAGGTATTTATCTACTATGCTTCTTCTGATACACGCATGCACGTAGCTACCTCAACCATCGACCGTCTGGTAGACTACTGCATGAACACACCAAAGGATGACTATCGCACTCAGTTCTCTGTGGAGAAGATCAAGGCTTTGGTAGCAAAGAACAGACAGACATTAGGCAAATAA
- a CDS encoding RagB/SusD family nutrient uptake outer membrane protein, translating to MKFKNIKYTAFVMLLGMGMTSCGDFLDKPVEDNYNTENYYNGDASCISGVNYLYNSPWYDFQRGFIKIGEIMSGNMYWGSSPYMNFSTNGTDEDLINMSYSLWAEIGHCSTVYESLQNALNTSEKVKNQCMGECLAWKAMAYFYLVRTFGDVPIIHSNSETLGKGDYNQLSKVEKADVYEYIIMTLEKAMELLPKEKSTTGHIDYYCAEGLLAKVYLTKAGVSGSLNQDDLKKTAEYAKDVIENSGRGLMEHYEDIFRGSNQFCDEIMIAWRWTVGSQWTSQNTLQSDLAPEGFDENGDCWGGWGGPSVDLMEAFGVSPKDDPSSRVDPDHRRKATIMMPGDVYSYFWRDHDLPANAQKDGLKKGFSYLDFWYNKDYNSAATGQCQGPCGGNNVKHLFGDNADHKAELGITPTRMSNALPTPLLRLSDIYLIYAEAQVLMGNPTDELALHCFNEVRGRAYEWQGFVRKTSLTFDDIWKERRLEFAGEGDRWYDYVRRAYYDVDSCIKELKAQHRNAMWNCDTAYKAYYSNGTWDSSEIQYDENTPAPNVTASSFTLPFPTEDVALNPNLGNNASPIHVDVRNTYSY from the coding sequence ATGAAATTTAAGAATATCAAATATACAGCATTTGTAATGCTCCTCGGTATGGGAATGACCTCTTGCGGTGACTTCCTTGACAAACCGGTAGAGGACAATTACAACACAGAGAACTATTACAACGGTGATGCTTCCTGCATCTCTGGCGTAAACTATCTCTACAATTCACCTTGGTATGATTTCCAGCGTGGTTTCATTAAGATAGGTGAAATTATGTCGGGTAATATGTATTGGGGATCAAGCCCATACATGAATTTCAGTACCAATGGCACCGATGAAGACTTGATAAACATGTCTTACTCTCTCTGGGCAGAGATTGGCCACTGCAGCACTGTTTACGAGTCATTGCAGAACGCCCTCAACACCTCTGAGAAGGTGAAGAACCAGTGTATGGGCGAATGTCTTGCCTGGAAGGCAATGGCATACTTCTACCTGGTACGTACCTTCGGTGATGTGCCTATCATCCACAGCAACTCTGAGACACTCGGCAAAGGTGACTACAACCAGCTTAGCAAGGTAGAGAAGGCAGATGTATATGAGTATATCATCATGACCCTGGAAAAGGCGATGGAACTGCTTCCAAAGGAAAAGAGCACCACAGGTCATATCGACTACTATTGCGCAGAAGGTCTGCTCGCCAAGGTTTATCTGACCAAGGCTGGTGTTTCAGGCTCCTTGAATCAGGACGACCTGAAGAAGACAGCTGAATATGCCAAAGATGTTATCGAGAACTCTGGCAGAGGATTGATGGAGCACTACGAGGATATCTTCCGTGGCTCTAACCAGTTCTGCGACGAGATTATGATTGCATGGCGCTGGACTGTAGGTTCTCAGTGGACTTCTCAGAATACCCTCCAGAGCGACCTGGCTCCAGAAGGTTTCGACGAGAATGGTGACTGCTGGGGCGGTTGGGGCGGTCCATCCGTTGACTTGATGGAAGCCTTCGGTGTATCTCCTAAGGATGATCCTAGCAGTCGTGTAGATCCTGACCACCGCCGCAAGGCAACTATCATGATGCCAGGCGATGTATATTCATACTTCTGGAGAGACCACGATCTTCCTGCCAATGCACAGAAGGATGGTTTGAAGAAGGGATTCTCTTATCTGGATTTCTGGTATAACAAGGATTACAATTCAGCAGCTACCGGTCAGTGCCAGGGTCCTTGCGGAGGTAACAACGTAAAGCATCTCTTCGGTGACAACGCAGACCACAAGGCTGAGTTGGGCATCACTCCAACCCGTATGTCTAATGCTCTCCCTACTCCACTCCTCCGCCTTTCAGACATTTATCTGATCTATGCAGAGGCACAGGTACTGATGGGTAACCCAACTGACGAGCTTGCATTGCATTGCTTCAATGAGGTACGAGGACGTGCATACGAGTGGCAGGGATTCGTAAGAAAAACCTCGTTGACATTCGATGACATCTGGAAGGAGCGCCGCCTGGAGTTTGCCGGTGAAGGCGACCGCTGGTACGACTATGTACGCCGTGCATACTACGATGTAGATAGCTGCATCAAGGAATTGAAGGCACAGCACCGCAATGCTATGTGGAATTGCGATACAGCCTACAAGGCATATTACAGCAACGGAACATGGGACAGCTCAGAAATTCAGTATGATGAGAATACACCTGCTCCTAACGTAACAGCCAGCAGCTTTACATTGCCATTCCCTACAGAGGATGTAGCCTTGAACCCTAACCTGGGTAACAACGCTTCTCCAATCCATGTGGATGTACGTAATACATATAGTTATTAA
- a CDS encoding MFS transporter — translation MASIKEKIAYALGDAAAGGIVWKVMSIAFPLFFTNVFGLSFADAAVLMLVARMFDVVTDPLMGTLADRTQSRFGTYRPWLIYGAIPFGLIFALLLYTPDFGPVGKRIYAYALYLLMMAVYTMVNVPYGSLLGVMTEDDDEKNQFSSFRMVGAYAMGFITLLSFPYLQEMVGGTAAHQYAVIGAILGIAAAVMTLVCGLLTKERLKPKRAEKFSFHQFSDLVHNKAWLYMTAIAVCTNFFNGFRYAVAGYMFDYCLHGNVTIEGLIINYTVFMAFGEVTCMIFGGVSPWFTRLVGSKRMAFFWAAALCLVLSVIFFFIPMDPSYIWVMIVIVVLTSMGIGIYSPLMWSMYADVADYHTEHFGTSATGLIFSSGTMSQKFGTAISGSLIALFLGWAGANMITDKMGNTMIDPASVTDSVLTMVWSLFSIFPAVIAFLLMVLSWKFPIRK, via the coding sequence ATGGCTAGTATAAAAGAAAAAATTGCTTATGCGCTGGGTGATGCCGCTGCCGGCGGCATCGTATGGAAGGTGATGTCTATCGCCTTTCCGCTCTTCTTTACCAATGTCTTCGGACTCTCGTTTGCCGATGCTGCCGTATTGATGCTGGTGGCTCGTATGTTTGATGTGGTTACCGACCCGCTGATGGGTACCCTTGCCGACCGTACCCAGAGTCGCTTCGGCACCTATCGCCCTTGGCTCATCTATGGTGCCATTCCTTTCGGATTGATTTTCGCGCTCCTGCTCTATACCCCGGATTTTGGACCTGTGGGCAAGCGCATCTATGCCTACGCCCTCTATCTGCTGATGATGGCGGTTTATACCATGGTGAATGTGCCTTACGGTTCGCTGCTCGGTGTGATGACCGAGGACGATGACGAGAAGAATCAGTTCTCTTCCTTCCGCATGGTGGGAGCTTATGCGATGGGTTTCATCACCTTGCTCTCTTTTCCGTATCTTCAAGAAATGGTAGGCGGTACAGCTGCTCATCAGTATGCTGTTATCGGTGCTATCCTTGGTATTGCGGCAGCCGTGATGACCTTGGTTTGCGGTCTCCTTACCAAGGAACGCCTCAAGCCGAAGCGTGCCGAGAAGTTCTCTTTCCATCAGTTCTCCGACCTCGTTCACAACAAGGCTTGGCTTTATATGACAGCCATCGCCGTGTGTACCAATTTCTTCAATGGTTTCCGTTATGCTGTAGCCGGCTATATGTTCGATTACTGTCTGCATGGCAATGTAACTATCGAGGGATTGATTATCAACTATACCGTCTTCATGGCGTTTGGTGAGGTAACCTGTATGATTTTTGGCGGCGTATCGCCATGGTTCACCCGATTGGTGGGCAGCAAGCGAATGGCGTTCTTCTGGGCAGCAGCACTCTGTCTGGTCCTCTCGGTCATCTTCTTCTTCATCCCGATGGATCCATCTTATATCTGGGTGATGATAGTTATCGTTGTCCTTACTTCCATGGGTATCGGTATCTATTCACCATTGATGTGGTCTATGTATGCGGATGTAGCCGACTATCACACAGAGCATTTCGGAACATCAGCCACCGGACTCATCTTCTCTTCAGGAACCATGAGCCAGAAGTTTGGTACTGCCATCTCCGGTTCGCTCATCGCCCTCTTCCTGGGTTGGGCAGGTGCCAACATGATTACGGATAAGATGGGAAATACGATGATAGACCCAGCCAGTGTCACAGATTCTGTGCTCACCATGGTATGGTCCTTGTTCTCTATCTTCCCGGCAGTCATCGCCTTCCTGCTGATGGTGCTCTCCTGGAAGTTCCCTATCAGAAAGTAG